The Brassica oleracea var. oleracea cultivar TO1000 chromosome C6, BOL, whole genome shotgun sequence genome includes a region encoding these proteins:
- the LOC106298911 gene encoding protein ROOT PRIMORDIUM DEFECTIVE 1: MFDIMPKPLQYRRCLVSSCLNHFLKKSVFRESENLTLFPVQVRHKSGGGFRPKKKVYHRVHELDKAIDLKKKPSLILQLKSMIQSQKHGTILLRDLEKHVGFVHKWNLMAAIEKYPSIFHVGGGNREPPCVMLTEKAQKIADEESEAIESMEPILVNNLRKLLMMSVDCRVPLEKVEFIQSAMGLPHDFKSSLIPKYPDFFSVKVVNGKVHLVLENWDSSLAITAREERLSRVLEPPSENRNKVRITKDGNFLGPNAFKVSFPPGFRPNASYLEEFQKWQKMEFPSPYLNARRFDSADPKARKRVVAVLHELLSLTMEKRVTCSQLDAFHSEYLLPSRLILCLIKHQGIFYITNKGARGTVFLKEGYGGSGLIEKCPLLLFQERFVSLCGRREVSVCNDQLQSSNVIS; the protein is encoded by the coding sequence ATGTTCGATATAATGCCAAAACCATTACAGTACAGAAGATGTTTGGTTTCTTCCTGTCTGAACCACTTTCTGAAGAAGAGTGTGTTTAGAGAAAGTGAAAACTTGACGCTGTTTCCTGTACAGGTGAGACACAAGTCGGGTGGAGGATTTAGACCGAAGAAGAAAGTATACCACAGAGTTCACGAGCTTGACAAAGCCATAGACCTGAAGAAGAAACCATCTCTCATACTCCAACTCAAATCCATGATCCAATCCCAGAAACACGGAACCATTCTCCTAAGGGATCTCGAGAAGCACGTTGGGTTTGTTCACAAATGGAACTTAATGGCTGCCATCGAGAAGTACCCTTCCATATTCCACGTTGGAGGTGGAAACAGAGAGCCTCCTTGTGTAATGCTAACCGAGAAAGCTCAGAAGATTGCAGATGAGGAAAGCGAAGCTATAGAGTCAATGGAGCCTATTCTTGTCAACAATCTCAGGAAGCTGCTGATGATGTCTGTTGATTGTAGAGTGCCTCTGGAGAAAGTTGAGTTTATTCAATCCGCAATGGGTTTGCCTCATGACTTTAAGAGTAGCTTGATCCCCAAGTATCCTGATTTTTTCTCTGTAAAGGTTGTTAATGGTAAAGTTCATCTCGTGTTAGAGAACTGGGACTCTTCACTAGCAATCACCGCACGTGAAGAGAGGCTATCACGTGTTCTCGAGCCACCAAGTGAGAACAGAAACAAGGTTAGGATCACAAAGGATGGTAACTTCTTGGGCCCAAACGCGTTCAAAGTTTCGTTTCCTCCTGGCTTTAGGCCTAACGCGAGCTATCTAGAGGAGTTTCAGAAGTGGCAGAAGATGGAGTTTCCATCACCTTACCTAAACGCGAGAAGGTTTGATTCTGCAGATCCTAAAGCTAGGAAACGAGTTGTGGCCGTGCTTCACGAGCTGCTCAGTTTAACTATGGAGAAGAGAGTGACTTGCTCTCAGCTGGACGCGTTTCACTCTGAGTATTTGCTTCCGTCAAGACTAATACTTTGCTTGATAAAGCATCAAGGGATCTTCTACATTACTAACAAAGGTGCAAGGGGTACAGTGTTTCTCAAAGAAGGTTATGGTGGTTCAGGTTTGATCGAGAAGTGTCCTTTGTTATTGTTCCAAGAGAGATTTGTTTCACTCTGTGGTCGGAGAGAAGTGAGCGTGTGTAATGATCAATTGCAGTCTTCAAATGTTATCTCCTGA
- the LOC106299592 gene encoding auxin-responsive protein SAUR40 produces MKSLLRRYSQVADSSSSCHSFPCNQILRRHVHHPTSFLVKRASVPSSIPSGLVPVDVGEKMERFLVSAELLNHPVFVGLLNRSAQEYGYAQKGVLHIPCNVFVFERVIEALRSGTSQSRDVSELVASLTGDEDVSLWLPGVTE; encoded by the coding sequence ATGAAGTCTCTGCTTCGCCGCTACTCACAAGTCGCCGATTCCTCCTCTTCCTGCCACTCTTTTCCCTGCAACCAGATTCTCCGCCGCCATGTTCATCACCCGACATCGTTCTTGGTTAAACGAGCATCCGTCCCATCGAGCATCCCTTCAGGACTTGTGCCGGTCGACGTCGGCGAGAAGATGGAGCGGTTCTTGGTGAGTGCGGAGCTGCTTAACCACCCTGTGTTCGTCGGTTTGCTTAACCGATCTGCTCAGGAGTACGGTTACGCTCAGAAAGGTGTTCTTCATATCCCATGTAACGTCTTCGTGTTTGAGCGAGTCATTGAGGCTCTCCGATCTGGAACCTCTCAGTCTCGTGATGTGTCGGAGCTTGTTGCATCGTTAACAGGCGATGAAGATGTGTCTCTGTGGTTACCTGGAGTTACAGAGTAG